A window from Clupea harengus chromosome 14, Ch_v2.0.2, whole genome shotgun sequence encodes these proteins:
- the ism2a gene encoding isthmin-2 codes for MQTVRRKVLGLLVVLLTLSLLTVRGLPIKKHRSSSSKPRGASTEVKGESGVRDVRQTLQSLQEQNQLRSDPLSPRRHKRRWSHLRSDATLPKPMPEEQPFVLDLKNFPDLAKDLDSQNPNIQVTIEVVDNPQMEIEMDLAKESRNDWSLSSEDWPGHKNLFWPLFWEYHDSAEDSLGQASLEDSEEDYSFDVEDSTLSGVGGDWGNRWKGWYSKDNYEYEEEEWSEWSPCSVTCGHGNQKRVRSCGYACTATESRTCDLERCPDDLNTATELTPINMDNTTQSFGTDVDSCEKWLSCKNDFLQKYLHQVLTELPSCPCAYPSEAVYSAVNIFDETLQKTFRWRDASGPKERLDIYKPGARFCTRSMLAFDSTTLAAQHCCYDDHMKIITRGKGAGAPNLISTEFSPELHYKVDVLPWILCKGDWSRFHSVRPPNNGQQCAANPPDDVYMSELEEAREY; via the exons GTCAAAGGTGAGAGTGGCGTCAGGGACGTCCGTCAGACGCTGCAGAGCCTGCAGGAGCAGAACCAGCTGAGGTCTGACCCGCTCTCGCCCAGGCGGCACAAGCGCAGGTGGTCGCACCTCCGCTCCGATGCCACCCTGCCCAAACCCATGCCAGAGGAGCAGCCCTTCGTCCTGGACCTCAAGAACTTCCCAGACCTGGCCAAGGACCTGGACTCACAGAACCCCAACATTCAG GTGACTATCGAGGTGGTGGACAACCCCCAGATGGAGATTGAGATGGACCTGGCCAAGGAGAGCCGCAACGACTGGTCCTTGTCCTCCGAGGACTGGCCGGGCCACAAGAACCTGTTCTGGCCCCTGTTCTGGGAGTACCACGACTCGGCGGAGGACAGCCTGGGCCAGGCCAGCctggaggacagtgaggaggacTACTCGTTTGACGTAGAGGACTCGACCCTCAGCGGTGTCGGGGGAGACTGGGGGAACAGGTGGAAGGGCTGGTACTCCAAAGACAACTATG agtacgaggaggaggagtggagtgagtggtcGCCGTGCAGCGTTACCTGTGGCCATGGCAACCAGAAGAGGGTGCGCTCCTGCGGATATGCCTGCACGGCAACCGAGTCCAGGACGTGTGACCTCGAGAGGTGCCCAG ATGATCTGAACACAGCGACAGAGCTTACGCCGATCAACATGGACAACACTACCCAGTCTTTTGGCACAG ATGTGGACAGCTGTGAGAAGTGGCTGAGCTGCAAGAACGACTTCCTGCAGAAGTACCTGCACCAGGTGCTGACGGAGCTCCCCAGCTGCCCGTGCGCGTACCCGTCCGAGGCCGTCTACAGCGCCGTCAACATCTTCGACGAGACGCTGCAGAAGACGTTCCGCTGGCGCGACGCCAGCGGGCCCAAGGAGCGGCTGGACATCTACAAGCCCGGCGCCCGCTTCTGCACGCGCTCCATGCTCGCCTTCGACAGCACCACGCTGGCCGCCCAGCACTGTTGCTACGACGACCACATGAAGATCATCACGCGCGGCAAAGGCGCCGGCGCACCCAACCTCATCAGCACCGAGTTCTCGCCCGAGCTCCACTACAAGGTGGACGTGCTGCCCTGGATCCTGTGCAAGGGCGACTGGAGCCGCTTCCACTCCGTGCGGCCGCCCAACAACGGCCAGCAGTGCGCCGCCAACCCGCCGGATGACGTTTACATGAGCGAGCTGGAAGAGGCCCGAGAGTACTGA